The following DNA comes from Streptomyces sp. NBC_00690.
CTTCGCCGTCGGGGACCTCGTGCGTACCGTTCTTGTAGTACTCGAACCAGGAGAGGACCGTACGGAGGTACTCCCGGGAGTGGTTGTAGCCGAGGATGGCCTGGTCGAGGTCCTGCTTGACCGTCAGGTCCCTGTTGCCCGCGCAGAGGTAGCGACCGGCGGCCAGGGCCGCGTCGTAGATGTTGTTGGGGTCTTTGAGCCCGTCGCTGTTGGCGTCCTGTCCCCAGGTCGCCCAGGTCGTGGGAATGAACTGCATGGGGCCGACGGCGCGGTCGTAGACCGTGTCACCGTCGTGTGCGCCGTTGTCCGAGTCGGGGATGTTGGCGAAGCCGACACCGTTGAGGACCGGGCCTCGGATCGGAGCGAGCGTGGTGCCTTGGGCGTCCACCCGGCCGCCCCTGGCCTGGCCGGATTCCACCTTCCCGATGGCGGCGAGGAGTTGCCAGGGCACCTTGCAGCCCGGATCCGAGCCGGCGATGGTCTGCTCAGCCTGCTTGTAGGCCGCGAGAACCGTGGCCGGGATGCCCGCTTCGGCAGGGCCGGTGGTGACAGGAAGGTCCGCGGACGTGCCAGGCTTCCCCGGAGTCGTCAGCGGTGGCAAGTCCGTGTGGTAGGGCGAGTTGCCTGTGACGGGCGTGCCGGGTGGTGGCGTTGCGTCGGACGCACTCTGGCCACTGCCGCGGGCCGAGCCGTCACCCGTCCCTGAGGGGGTGACTCCCGGCGCCTGCGAAGCGGAGAGTGCCGCGACGGCCGCGGCGGCGACTGCGGTGCTCGTCGCCCCTCTGCGCAGCCGTCGGCCGATGTGCGCTGCCATACGTCTGTTCCCTCCCGAAAGCGACGCCCCCGCGCTCCCCAATACGATTAAATGCAATACTCACGCGACCCTACGGCAACTAAAGGCTCCACAACACCGGGCCTTGACCTGCATTCACCAGTTCGCCACCTCCGCATCGCCAGGTGTCCAAACTCGGCACCTCGCACGGACCGAACGGCGTTGGTCGGGGGTTCGCCCCTCGGCGATCACCGAGGACCTCTCATGCCCTTCACGCTCAGCCATGCCGCCGCGGTTCTCCCAGGACTCAGACGGGACGGCACAGCGCGCGGACCGCTGGTCGCCTCAGCATTGGTGATGGGCTCCTTTTCGCCAGACATCACCTATTTCGCGGCCTCTGTGGTGCCGGAGGCCATGGCCTGGGGCGACTTCACCCATGGCCTCACCGGGCTGTTGACCGCCGATGTGCTGGTGACCGCTCTTTTGGTGGGCCTCTGGTGGGTGGTGCGCGATCCCCTGCTCGCTCTGCTGTCCCCTCCGTTGCATCTTCGGGTCCGTGCATGGCTCACCGGCCCGGCGATCCGCTGGGGACCCTCGTATCTGGTGAGGTTCTTCGTGTCGGCGGTCATCGGCGCCGCCACGCACATCTTCTGGGACTCCTTCACACATGACGGCCGCTGGGGCACGAGGGTGGTGCCGGTGCTGGCTGAAACAGTGGGCGGCTTCGGAGTCCATAAGTTCGCGCAGTACGGCTCGTCGGCGATCGCTCTGCTGGTGATCGGGGCGTTCGTCGTGTCCGCGCTGAGCCAACAGCCCGCATCGCCCCCGAACTCGCGCCCGCCGCACACGGCGCCGCGCTGGCGGCCCATGGATCGCCGCACTCGTCGCACTGTCTGTCTGGCGCTGTTGGCGTTCGCGCTGTGCGGCGCGCTCCACCGGTGCATCGTGCTGTATCGGAGCTGGGACGGGGACCTCTCCCCCATCGATCTGATCCCGACGGCCTGCTTCGGGGCGGGGACCGGGTGGGCCTTCGGCGTACTGCTGTACGCGATGGTGGCCCGGCTCGCTTCGACTTCGCACACCGCCATGGACCCGGCCCACGCGGAACCGGATGAATCAGAGCCATCCCCTCGTGGTGGACGGCTCTGATCAGTCTTCTCTGGGAGGCGCCCCGCCCTCGATGGATGTGCCTGCGGGTCGCAGCCCTTGGGCACATCCACATCCATCGGAGGCGAGTTCGGCGCGCGGCCCGAAAGGGGTCGCTGCCCGCGCCGACCTACTGCCTTGGCTCAGTGGGCGGCGGACTCCCAGTCCGTTCCCACACCCACCGACACATCCAACGGAGCGCTCAGCGAGGCGGCGGAGGACATTTCGCGGCGCACGATCGCCTCGACCTCCGCCCGCTCGCCGGGCGAGATCTCCAGCACGATTTCATCGTGGACCTGGAGCAACAGTCGTGAGGACAGCTCTGCTTCGCGCAGCGCCCCGTCCACCTTGAGCATGGCGATCTTGACGATATCGGCGGCGGTGCCCTGGATCGGTGCGTTCAGCGCCATGCGCTCGGCCGCCTCACGGCGCTGGCGGTTGTCGCTGTTGAGATCGGGCAGATAGCGGCGCCGGCCGAGCATGGTGGCGGTGTATCCCGTCGCCCGGGCCTCGTCCACAGCGTGGTGGAGGTAGTCACGGACCCCGCCGAAGCGCTCGAAGTAGGTGTCCATCAGCGCACGGGCCTCGCCGGCTTCGATGTTGAGCTGCTGGGAGAGGCCGAACGCCGACAGCCCGTAGGCGAGCCCGTACGACATGGCCTTGATCTTGCGGCGCATCTCCGCGTCGACCTCGGAGGTCTTCACGTTGAACACCTGGGAGGCCACGGTGTTGTGGAGGTCCTCGCCCGAGGTGAACGCCTGGAGCAGACCCTCGTCCTGGGAGAGGTGGGCCATCACCCGCAGCTCGATCTGGCTGTAGTCGGCGGTCATCAGCGACTCGAAGCCCTCGCCGACGACGAAGCCGCGGCGGATGGCCCGGCCCTCGTCGGTACGGACCGGCACGTTCTGGAGGTTGGGGTCCGTGGAGGAGAGTCGACCGGTCGCGGCGACGGTCTGGCTGAAGGTCGTGTGAATCCGGCCGTCCGCTGCGACCGTCTTGATCAGGCCCTCGACGGTGGAACGCAGTCGGGCCTGCTCACGGTGGCGCAGCATGATGACGGGCAGGTCGTGCTCGGTCTGTGCTGCGAGCCAGGCCAGCGCGTCCGCGTCGGTGGTGTAGCCGGTCTTGGTCTTCTTGGTCTTGGGCAGGTTGAGCTCGCCGAAGAAGACTTCCTGGAGCTGCTTGGGCGAGCCGAGGTTGAACTCGTGGCCCACGGCGGCGTGGGCCTCCTTCACCGCCTGCTGGACCGCACCCGCGAACAACTGCTCCATCGCCTCCAGATGGGACCGGTCGGCAGCGATGCCGTGCCGCTCCATGCGGGCGAGCAGGAGGGAGGTCGGGAGCTCCACATCGTGGAGCAGTTCGGTGGCGCCGACTTCGGACAGCTTCTCGCCGAAGGCGTCGCCCAGGTCGAGGATCGCCCGGGCCTGGGCCATGAGCGCATCGGCCTCGGCCTGCTCGTCGGTACCGAAGGCCAACTGCCCATCCGCGGCGGCGGCCGGTGCCAGCTCACGGTGGAGGTACTCGATGGACAGGGCGTCCAGGGCGAAGGAACGACGGCCCGGCTTCACCAGATAGGCCGCGAGGGCCGTGTCCATGGAGATACCGGCGAGCTGCCAGCCGTGCTCGGGGAAGACCCGCAGCACGTCCTTGGCGTTGTGCAGGACCTTCGGCCGGGAGGCGTCGGCGCTCCAGGCGGTGAACGCCTGCTCGTCGGACTCGTCGAGCCGGGTCGGGTCGAACCATCCGGCGTTTCCGTCGGCTGCGGCGAGGGCGATCTCGCTGACACTGCCGACGCCGAGGGCCCAGCTGGCGACCACGGCCATGCCCAGCGGTTGCGCGCCGTGCTGGTCGAGCCAGGGGCCGAGCTCACCGGTGGCGAGGACGGTGCCGTCGAGTTCCACACCGGCGGCGGGCGGAGCTGCTTCTTCCTCAGCGGAGCCCGGGTCGACCGCGAGGAGCCGCTCACGCAGGCTCGGGTTACGGATCTCCAGGACTTCGAGGAATCCCTTGAGCGCGTCCCTGTCATAGGGGGCACGCTCCAGTTCGGCGACGGGCCGGGACAACTCGACGTCACGGACCAGCTCGGTGAGGTGGCGGTTGAGTTTGACGGAGTCCAGATGGTCCCGCAGGGACTGTCCGACCTTGCCCTTCACCTCGTCCGCGCGCTCGATCAGCTCGGCGAAGGACCCGAACTGGTTGATCCACTTGGTGGCGGTCTTCTCGCCGACGCCAGGGATGCCCGGGAGGTTGTCGGACGGGTCGCCGCGCAGGGCGGCGAAGTCCGGGTACTGCGCGGGGGTCAGTCCGTACTTCTCCTCGACCTTGGCCGGGGTGAAGCGGGTCAACTCGGAGACGCCCTTGGTGGGGTAGAGCACGGTCGTGTGCTCGCTGACGAGCTGGAAGGAGTCCCGGTCGCCGGTGACGATCAGGACGTCGAAGCCAGCGGCCTCGGCCTCGGTGGCCAAGGTGGCGATGATGTCGTCGGCCTCGAAGCCCTCGACCGCGAACCGGACGGCGTTCATCGTGTCGAGGAGCTCGCCGATCAGCTCGACCTGCCCCTTGAATTCGTCCGGAGTGGCCGAGCGGTTCGCCTTGTACTCGGGGAAGTCCTGCGAACGCCAGGTCTTGCGCGACACATCGAAGGCCACGGCGAAGTGCGTGGGCGCCTCGTCACGCAGGGTGTTCGCCAGCATGGAGGCGAAGCCGTAGACGGCATTGGTCGTCTGACCGCTGGCGGTCGAGAAATTCTCCGCGGGGAGCGCGAAAAACGCCCGGTACGCCAGGGAGTGCCCGTCCATCAGGAGCAGGCGCGGACGGTTGTCGTCTGGGGTCTTCTTCGACGCTGTCTCAGCCACGGACACGATCCTGCCATGTGCCACTGACATCGCCCGCCATGCGAGGGTCCGGTACCCCTCGGGCTGGGTCGCTGCGGGCAGGCCGTCCCCTTGTTGGCCAGGTTGTCGGTGGGGTTTGTCAGCGGGGCGTGGCAGGATCGAAGGTGGACGACTTTCCCGTACAAATGTACGTTCGCCATCTCTGCCGGCCGTTTCCCGATGGTCGCGTCCGGCAGGGCGCCAACCAAATCGATGGGTACGACACGCACAGAGCACGCGCTCACAGAGGAGCACGATGGCCGGCAAGCCTCCCGCAGGTGATCCGATTCAGGACGCGCCGCAGGTCGACGCTCCGCTGCACGCCGCGGCGGGTCTCTCCGCCATCGGGCACACGCTCAAGATCGCCCAACAACAGATGGGCGTACGGCGTACGGCGCAGACACTGCTCAAGGTCAATCAGAAGGACGGCTTCGACTGTCCGGGGTGTGCCTGGCCCGAGGGCGAGAAACGCCATGCGGCCGAGTTCTGCGAGAACGGGGCGAAGGCGGTCGCCGAGGAGGCCACGCTTCGCCGGGTGACCCCGGCCTTCTTCGCCGAGCATCCCGTGGCGGACCTCGCGACGCGCAGCGGTTACTGGCTGGGGCAGCAGGGCCGGATCACCGAGCCCGTCTATCTGCCCGAGGGCGGCGATCGCTACGAGGCGGTGAGTTGGGAGCGGGCGTTCTCGATCATCGCCGAGGAGTTGACGGCCCTGTCATCTCCCGATGAGGCGTTGTTCTACACCTCGGGGCGCACGAGCAACGAGGCAGCGTTCCTGTTCCAACTGTTCGCTCGCGAATTCGGCACGAACAACCTCCCCGACTGTTCGAACATGTGCCACGAGTCCTCCGGCTCTGCGCTCACCGAAACGATCGGGGTCGGCAAGGGCAGTGTGTCCCTGGAGGACATCCACCAGGCCGATCTGATCATCGTCGCCGGCCAGAACCCCGGGACGAACCACCCCCGGATGCTGTCCGCCCTGGAGCGGGCCAAGCGGGCCGGCGCGCGCATCATCTCGGTGAACCCCCTTCCCGAAGCCGGGATGGAGCGGTTCAAGAACCCGCAGACACCGCGTGGCCTGGTCCAGGGGGTCGCACTGAACGACCTGTTCCTCCAGATTCGCATCGGCGGCGACCAGGCCCTGTTCCGGTTGTTGAACAGGCTCATTCTGGAGGCGGGCGCCGATGCGGTCGATCAGCCGTTCATCGACGAGCACACCCATGGGTACGAGGAGTTCCGGGCCGCGGCGCTGGCCGCCGACTGGGACGAGACGCTCGCCGCGACGGGGCTGGAGCGCACCGAGATCGAGCGGGCCCTGGCCATGGTGCTGGCGTCTGAGCGGACCATCGTCTGTTGGGCCATGGGGCTCACCCAGCACAAGCACTCGGTGGCGACCATCCGCGAGGTGGTCAACTTTCTGTTGTTGCGCGGCAGCATAGGGAGACCCGGGGCGGGCGTGTGTCCCGTTCGCGGTCATTCCAATGTGCAGGGCGACCGGACCATGGGGATTTTCGAGCGTCCCGCGTCGGCCTTCCTCGACGCGCTGGAGAGGGAGTTCGGCTTCGCGCCGCCCCGCCATCACGGTTTCGATGTCGTCCGATCCATCGAGGCCCTGCGGGATGGTCGGGCGAAAGTGTTCTTCGCCATGGGTGGCAACTTCGTGGCCGCGACACCGGACACGGATGTCACGGAGGCGGCCATTCGCAAGGCCCGGTTGACGGTGCACGTATCGACCAAGCTCAACCGCTCCCACGCGGTGACGGGTCGGCGAGCGCTCATTCTGCCCACCCTGGGGCGTACCGACAAGGACGTGCAGGCGGGCGGTAGGCAGGTGGTGACCGTCGAGGACTCGATGGGCATGGTGCACGCCTCGCGGGGCAACCTCCCGCCTGCGAGCCCCCAACTGCTCTCCGAACCGGCGATCGTGGCCCGGCTGGCACGTGCGGTCCTCGGGTCGGCTTCGGCGACGCCCTGGGAGGACTTCGAGCGTGACTACGGCACGATCCGGGACCGGATCGCCCGCGTGGTGCCGGGCTTCGAGGACTTCAACACCAAGATCGCGCGGCCTGGAGGCTTCACCCTGCCGCACGCACCGCGGGACGAGCGCCGTTTCCCGACCGCCACGGGGAAGGCGAACTTCACAGCGGCGCCGGTGGAGTTCCCCGAGGTGCCCGAGGGACGGCTGTTGCTCCAGACCTTGCGTTCGCACGACCAGTACAACACCACGATCTACGGGCTGGATGACCGCTACCGCGGCATCAAGGGCGGCCGTCGGGTCGTCCTGGTGAACCCGGAGGACGCAGCGGCGCTGGGCTTGGCGGACGGCGCGTACACGGACCTCGTCAGTGAGTGGCGGGACGGGGTGGAGCGTCGGGCGCCGGGGTTTCGGGTGGTGCACTATCCGACGGCGCGAGGCTGTGCCGCCGCGTACTACCCGGAGACCAATGTCCTGGTGCCGCTGGATTCCACCGCGGACACGAGCAATACACCGGCGAGCAAGTCCGTGGTGGTGCGCTTCGAGCCCGTCTGAGCGACCCGTCCGACCGAAGGGATGGGCACCCGCGCAGGCCCGCCGCCGCCCTGGGGCGGTGCGCTTCGGTGGAGAGTTCCGGAGGGATGGTTCCGGCCGCCTCGGTGGCATCCGAGCCGAGTGACCTCCGGCGCCCGCGGTCACACCGGAAGCGCCAGGAGCATGAGGAGCTTCGGGGCAGACCAGGGTGTGCGGCACAGGGGGGCGACGCAACGCACAGCGAGCGTCGCTCAACCAACTGATATGACGTTGTACGCACCACGTACCCATAGCGATCGGAGTCGGACCCATGGGCGAGCCCTCAACCGCGAAGTTTCCGCAAGAGGTCATCGACGAGTACGCCGCTCTCGGCGTGGATCTGCCGGCCCTCTTCTCCGCGGGCAATCTGGGCAGCCGGATGGGGATCCAGATCATCGAGGCATCGCCCGAGCGGGTCGTCGCCACCATGCCGGTCGAAGGGAACACACAGCCCTACGGGTTGCTGCACGGTGGCGCGTCGGCCGTCCTGGC
Coding sequences within:
- a CDS encoding FdhF/YdeP family oxidoreductase; protein product: MAGKPPAGDPIQDAPQVDAPLHAAAGLSAIGHTLKIAQQQMGVRRTAQTLLKVNQKDGFDCPGCAWPEGEKRHAAEFCENGAKAVAEEATLRRVTPAFFAEHPVADLATRSGYWLGQQGRITEPVYLPEGGDRYEAVSWERAFSIIAEELTALSSPDEALFYTSGRTSNEAAFLFQLFAREFGTNNLPDCSNMCHESSGSALTETIGVGKGSVSLEDIHQADLIIVAGQNPGTNHPRMLSALERAKRAGARIISVNPLPEAGMERFKNPQTPRGLVQGVALNDLFLQIRIGGDQALFRLLNRLILEAGADAVDQPFIDEHTHGYEEFRAAALAADWDETLAATGLERTEIERALAMVLASERTIVCWAMGLTQHKHSVATIREVVNFLLLRGSIGRPGAGVCPVRGHSNVQGDRTMGIFERPASAFLDALEREFGFAPPRHHGFDVVRSIEALRDGRAKVFFAMGGNFVAATPDTDVTEAAIRKARLTVHVSTKLNRSHAVTGRRALILPTLGRTDKDVQAGGRQVVTVEDSMGMVHASRGNLPPASPQLLSEPAIVARLARAVLGSASATPWEDFERDYGTIRDRIARVVPGFEDFNTKIARPGGFTLPHAPRDERRFPTATGKANFTAAPVEFPEVPEGRLLLQTLRSHDQYNTTIYGLDDRYRGIKGGRRVVLVNPEDAAALGLADGAYTDLVSEWRDGVERRAPGFRVVHYPTARGCAAAYYPETNVLVPLDSTADTSNTPASKSVVVRFEPV
- a CDS encoding DUF4184 family protein, with the protein product MPFTLSHAAAVLPGLRRDGTARGPLVASALVMGSFSPDITYFAASVVPEAMAWGDFTHGLTGLLTADVLVTALLVGLWWVVRDPLLALLSPPLHLRVRAWLTGPAIRWGPSYLVRFFVSAVIGAATHIFWDSFTHDGRWGTRVVPVLAETVGGFGVHKFAQYGSSAIALLVIGAFVVSALSQQPASPPNSRPPHTAPRWRPMDRRTRRTVCLALLAFALCGALHRCIVLYRSWDGDLSPIDLIPTACFGAGTGWAFGVLLYAMVARLASTSHTAMDPAHAEPDESEPSPRGGRL
- the polA gene encoding DNA polymerase I, giving the protein MAETASKKTPDDNRPRLLLMDGHSLAYRAFFALPAENFSTASGQTTNAVYGFASMLANTLRDEAPTHFAVAFDVSRKTWRSQDFPEYKANRSATPDEFKGQVELIGELLDTMNAVRFAVEGFEADDIIATLATEAEAAGFDVLIVTGDRDSFQLVSEHTTVLYPTKGVSELTRFTPAKVEEKYGLTPAQYPDFAALRGDPSDNLPGIPGVGEKTATKWINQFGSFAELIERADEVKGKVGQSLRDHLDSVKLNRHLTELVRDVELSRPVAELERAPYDRDALKGFLEVLEIRNPSLRERLLAVDPGSAEEEAAPPAAGVELDGTVLATGELGPWLDQHGAQPLGMAVVASWALGVGSVSEIALAAADGNAGWFDPTRLDESDEQAFTAWSADASRPKVLHNAKDVLRVFPEHGWQLAGISMDTALAAYLVKPGRRSFALDALSIEYLHRELAPAAAADGQLAFGTDEQAEADALMAQARAILDLGDAFGEKLSEVGATELLHDVELPTSLLLARMERHGIAADRSHLEAMEQLFAGAVQQAVKEAHAAVGHEFNLGSPKQLQEVFFGELNLPKTKKTKTGYTTDADALAWLAAQTEHDLPVIMLRHREQARLRSTVEGLIKTVAADGRIHTTFSQTVAATGRLSSTDPNLQNVPVRTDEGRAIRRGFVVGEGFESLMTADYSQIELRVMAHLSQDEGLLQAFTSGEDLHNTVASQVFNVKTSEVDAEMRRKIKAMSYGLAYGLSAFGLSQQLNIEAGEARALMDTYFERFGGVRDYLHHAVDEARATGYTATMLGRRRYLPDLNSDNRQRREAAERMALNAPIQGTAADIVKIAMLKVDGALREAELSSRLLLQVHDEIVLEISPGERAEVEAIVRREMSSAASLSAPLDVSVGVGTDWESAAH